The genomic window attcagattttttttcttcttgttttcctcctccaaaaactaggtgcgtcttgtggtctggtgcatcttatacagcgaaaaatacggtacatgcctCTGCCTCGGAAGCACTACAGTAGATTCCTTTTTCTGCTTAAGTGCGTTAGAGGAATAGACAGGAAACAACTGGACTAGGAAAAGAACTGGGGTCCAAACTGGCCATTTCCAGGTGGCCACAGGTGCTAGATCACATGACTGGGTTTGCAACACTTCATATCTTACCCCTTCTGATCCATAATCAAAGCATTCTatatttaacccccccccaatatgctgAAACAATGTATACAAAATGTAGCTGATGTGACAGAAAACTTAGGCCCAGAGTATATATACCCATAATTAAATTATTAACACAATGCAATGAGGCCCAAATGGGTTGTGAAGTGGGCTGCTTAACAGGAACCAGGTAGTTATGAACGATACAATTTCTGCCGGCATCACAAATTTGCACTGCTCTGGGGCTCTGTTCCTTGATTCCTTTGTCTCCTTCCTTTGCAGATGGTGCTGCTAGCTCGTTGTGAAGGACGTTGCACTCAGACATCACGCTCCGAACCAATGGTGTCCTTCAGTACGGTCCTGAAACAGCCCTTCCGCTCCACGTGCCACTGCTGCCAGCCACAGACTTCCAAGCTGAAAGCCATGAGGTTGCGCTGCTCAGGTGGCATGAGGCTCACGGCCACCTACCGttacatcctctcctgccactgtGAGGAGTGCAACTCCTAGGAGCAAACCTTCTGCAGCAGAAAGAGCGGGAGAAACACATGGTCTGCAGCAGAATTCTCAGAAGCACCAGCAGCCAAGGCTCACCTTTTTGCCAACTTGCTATTACAGGTCTCACACAACCAAGGCCAGTTAAGCATGGATTTAATTTTCAGAGCTGCAGAAAGCAAATCACGATGTTGCTTGGGAATGTGCCAAATCACGAACAGACATCAGAATGTATATCTATGCTGAAGGGAAAAAACCCTCTTGTGGTGGTGGAGGACTGGTTTTTAGAAACCTATTTTTCTTGGGAAAATACTTTGGGTAGTTTTTCTGGTTCAGTATTTCTTTAAATCCTGAATAAGGGCCCGTGAGAAATTATGACTCTTCATTTTGAGAGCCCTGCCAGTAAAAGTAAAAGGAACGAAAGACATTATAGAATATGTACATTGGATGCTATTAtgtgggaaatgttttattttagaaGAAGAGAAAGACTCCGTCCCTGTATGCAGAAGCCTATTGTATCTTTTAAATATGCCCATTAGTTTATATTGGCCTTGGAAATGGACTGTATTGATGGTaaaagttatattttatctggtCTGGCAGCCAAGTGCTGGACAATTTATTGTGGTTTAGGTGCAGttacaaaataaataacagaaaatTTATTGAACAACAAGTGCAGCTCCTCCAGTGTTGGGAAGTGGTGTTTACGATCAGGGACTGAAGCTTTGAAAATAGTTGTTTTCAACTGGGCCTCTTTCCTACTGTTTTAACTTCTATGCAGGGTCCAGAGCTTCCAAAATAGTAATAGCTAGTCTTGTTTTCCTTCACAATAGGCACAAGTTTAAATGAAGGGTTCTCTTGTTGGTGAAGACATGGTTTTTCATTACTTGGTAAGTGCATCATTGACTGATTACTTACATGGGTGAAATGGTGTCACCCATGTCATGCCCCTTGATACAACTTTGAGCACCGTACTATGTAGTGGGGCTGTATACACTCTTCTGCCCAAACCGCCCCCCACCAAAACCCCTAACCATTGTGGCATTTGTAATCAACAGGTTCCCTTCATTAAATACAAAGCAATGACACCAGAGTCTTACTTTAAGTCATGCATTTTTCCATTTTCCAATGGATATAAATTTATGTTTCCAAGATGAAGTTACAGTTGCACAGGATAGGATTATACGCAGAAATACATTAGAGTCTGAATTAGTCTAAAGGTTTATGAATTACTTCTTGCTGAAAGTTTAGGAGCGGGCGAAGCCATTGCAGTTACAGCTTTCTATGCCTAGCTTTCTGTGGTTAATATAAGTCCTGCCTTGGATGGCAATGTATTCTTCAGAACAATCAACCAGTTTTAGAAACTCTTTTCCTCCGCAGAAACCCAAATAGATCTACCATATGAGGAAATAATGTTCGCCCTGAATTCTTTGACTTCCAACCCAATCCCCCAATCACTTGTATTAAAGATCTAAGAGCTGCAGCCATGCTAATTTAGTTGGAGCAGTTTTACTGCACCACTCTAAATATGAGAAAAGAGTAAAGTTGGGGGCCAGAAGTGAGCAGGCAAGCAGCCCATCTGTTCTATGTCATCTAATCTGTCTGGAATAATTGCCATATATAGCAACCAGGATTTTGACAATTACATCACAGAGATTCCATTAAACGCACTGAAGGAGTCCCCAGTGTCTCTTGGGGAATGGTTGCCTGGCTAATGAAAACAACAAATGAAATGGCCCGTGGAGTTTGTAGCCAAACAGCTTTATGACCTACATGCCCATAATTGTGATCATCCAGGGAACGCCACAGCTCTTTGTTATTGGCTTTCCATCAATAAGCTAAAGAAAATGGAGATTAGTGGCAGGTGTGAGCTGTTTTGTGCAGCTAAATTCATAGACAGGATATCATTCATGACAGAAACGTGAAGAACATGAGGTCATCATAGATAGATATACATTGCTTCATCTTGACTGATATTTCTTTCACCCCTCTGAAATTATTATGAACTCATGAGCAAAGCACTTaggagagtctctctctctctctctctctctctctctctctctctctctctctcacacacacacacacacacacacacacacacacactgcagcgactttgtatttcatttgtttataATGGAAGCCTAGGCAAGTCTACTCAaatgtaagtcctattgagttcaaagAGACATACTCCCAGCTAACTGTGCACAAGATTGCAGCATTACTATTTTAGTTATATTATGGTTACAGTTACCAAATTTCCATGTCTATGGCAGGATTGCCATATtgcagaccaaagacccatctagtccagtatcctgtgtTCATAGTGGCGAACCAGATGTCTATGGCAGTCTATAAGCAAGAATACAAGTGCAACAGCACTCAGGATAGCTTAGctaatagagcatgagactcttagggTCGAGGGGTCGAGCCCAACAACGGGcaagaaagattcctgcattgcagggagttggactggacggctcttgtgatcccttccaactttacaattctgtgataataataataataataataataataataagaagaagaagaagaagaagaagaagaagaagaagaagaagaagaagagttgtttggatttgatatcccgctttatcactaccctagggagtctcaaagtggctaatattcttctttcccttgctcccccacaacaaacactctgtgaagtgagtgaggctgagagactgcagagaagtgtgactagcccaaggtcacccagcagctgcatgtggaggagcggagatgtgaacccggttcaccagattacgagtctatcgctcttaaccactacaccacactggctccccacttgtgattcccagcatctggtattcagcaGCATACTGCTTCTGGCAGTATGGAACATAGCCACCGAGAGACTtaaccatgaatttgtctaattctcttttaaagctatccatgtTGACACCCATCCCTGTGTCTTGTAGGAGAGACTTCCATAGTTTCACGATGCACTGTGTAAAGAAGTACTTTCCTTTGTATATCtttaatcttccaacattcaccttcatTGGATGCCGCCTGGGTTCTAGCATTATGCCTTTCTACCCAGTTTCTCCATACCATGTTTAATCTTCTACAGCTCGAGCATGTTGATGGGTGTCAGAGAACTCTGATGGAAATGGAAACTGGAGccaatgtttgcttgtttgttccaTGTCCGGAACACAATCCAGAGAATACTGATCAGTATTCACTGctattgttgctttcagtccacaaatgatatgTAACTGATTACATTTCCCTTCCTCATATGCATTGTTTCCTTTGCACTAGAAttaatggggtggaataatgtaaCTTACATAATTAATTGCGTAGGTTGTGCAAGTTATGTTGGTTCACCACAGCAGTGAGacaaataatgtagtttttgATGGAAGATAAAGTGTTGCATGTGACGAAAACAGGCTGGAATGGGAAAATGATGCCCTCTGACATCCCTAGCCATGTCCCTTCTTACTTACCTttgtttctaaactaaaaagcattGTAATCTTTCCTCATGGTGGAGTTActccatccctttgatcattttgattgcccttttctgaacttttccccAGTTTTAGATTGCATTTTGTGAGGTTAGGTGACCAGAACTACGGAGTCAGAAAGGGTAAGGAGATAATCTAGTCAGGTTCGCCTGAAAGGGATCTTGTTCTGATTAGGGTCTGGGCAGTAAGGGAAATGGTTGCTGACCCCAAATATTCAGACTCAATAACGTGAAACCTTATGACATCTGCATTTCCTCAAGGAATTAAATCCAGAGGCCTTCAGTTACCAGCATAATGCTTTCTCATAGATTATTattttacacccacccacccaccccagaaccATTATTTTCAGTTTCAACAATGCCTAATACAAGCGGTCCCATATTTGATGCATGTATATATATTACACCAAGACTTACATTGAGTTTCTGGATCATTAGTAGCCTAGAATTGTAGTGGGTGTTCTTAAAACTGTTCCAGTAGCTGAATAATATTACCCAGGAAATGAAATTTCTTGCTATTCAAACACTGTAGCAATGTTATATATCTCAGCTAACCGCTGTGTTCAGCATCTCCATCCGTTCTCCGCCCACCGATTACATTTTGAGGCACTAATCATCTTTCCAAGctaggaagcaaaaaaaaaaaacaaaactgaataaTGATGCGCAATAGAAAAGCATGTGGTCGTTCCATTCTCTCTCCCCAGCCCTGCATAAAAAGAGAAGGAgaatttaaagaaacattttcacTCCAGAACCAACTTAGGAAAGTATTTATAGTAAGACAAAAGAACTTGGGACTGTGTGTATTTTCATATTCCCTTTGGCTAACACAATACCAGAACTATTATCACCACAGTAGGACACACAAAAGATATTTGTGTATTATTAATACTCCTTCATAGATTCCTTCCTTTTCTGCTACAAAATAATCATGATCATATTCTTGTTACAGCACCAAAGTTTTTCCCGCATCCAATGAA from Podarcis raffonei isolate rPodRaf1 chromosome 4, rPodRaf1.pri, whole genome shotgun sequence includes these protein-coding regions:
- the NDP gene encoding norrin translates to MLCLPLLYFPRSSPTMGNHVLAASISMLSLLAIMGDTDSKTDSTFMIDSDPDRCMRHHYVDSISHPLYKCSSKMVLLARCEGRCTQTSRSEPMVSFSTVLKQPFRSTCHCCQPQTSKLKAMRLRCSGGMRLTATYRYILSCHCEECNS